From Yersinia hibernica, a single genomic window includes:
- a CDS encoding two component system response regulator: MNTKLLIVDDHELIINGIKNMLVAYPRYQIVGQAENGLEVYNLCRQTEPDIVIIDLGLPGMDGLDVIIQLLRRWPTMKILALTARHEEHYANRTLNNGALGYVLKKSPQQILMAAIQTVSAGKRYIDPALNSALLSKPAQGNEIHQPVLTPRERQILKLITEGSCNRIIATQLSISQKTVETHRLNMMKKLDVHKVAELIRWSYRLGLND; encoded by the coding sequence ATGAATACAAAATTATTAATTGTTGACGACCATGAGCTGATTATTAACGGTATTAAAAATATGCTTGTGGCTTACCCTCGCTATCAAATAGTCGGTCAAGCAGAGAATGGGTTAGAAGTGTATAACTTATGTCGCCAAACCGAGCCCGACATCGTCATTATTGATTTAGGATTACCCGGTATGGATGGCCTTGATGTCATTATTCAACTGCTTCGCCGCTGGCCAACCATGAAGATATTGGCATTAACAGCTCGTCATGAGGAGCATTACGCCAATAGGACATTAAATAATGGTGCGCTAGGGTATGTTCTGAAGAAAAGCCCACAACAGATTTTAATGGCCGCAATTCAAACTGTATCAGCAGGTAAGCGCTATATTGATCCCGCGCTTAATAGCGCCTTATTGAGTAAGCCGGCTCAAGGCAATGAGATTCATCAACCCGTGCTGACACCACGCGAGCGGCAAATATTAAAACTGATCACCGAGGGTTCCTGCAATCGCATTATCGCGACTCAGCTCTCTATCAGCCAAAAAACTGTTGAGACCCACCGGCTCAATATGATGAAAAAGCTGGATGTACACAAAGTCGCAGAACTGATTCGTTGGTCATATCGCTTAGGTTTAAATGATTAA
- a CDS encoding two component system sensor kinase translates to MKKSSSLVTRLTLLLGMTLTAIWLISIVMTAFFSYEDTRQRLVNELTHIASLRSDLSNYQFEGAERDALALIDRQSHYQMNWELPILLKNEDAKNNTLVNSITCNSPQSKHDFQVNQAYSSSGQTYYLDSFTIKRSNGITIFKPQAVSNNYLKQRRKELLLLPVFPTHDNIFWGMPTYTAKNGWHISVAACDQMGSLAGFSLKLNELVNDNQSVEKRDINLWLDKDGKLLPLFQQNIPSNQLHDIIRQLKGIHLHDGWQQTPDYLVLRTQLKGPGWQQLVIYPRIGFAWEAAKPALHQLPFALAILLLLTLALSLLLRYYLAIPLWNFVNIIGATGPQAMEPRLPIKRMDELGHIARAYNSLLDTLNKQYDTLEMKVQERTMALAKSKLTAEQANQRKSTHLTTISHEIRTPLNGALGAVELLQNTPLTTEQYRLAETARQCSYSLLAIINNLLDFSRIESGQLTLSQEKIALLPLLDQAMLTIHSQVLSKSIVLSTYVSSDVPLELELDSQRIKQILVNLLGNAVKFTQQGHISLTVERKGQQLCFAVEDTGCGIDLQHQQKIFRPFIQTYDHGQGTGLGLTIADNLAKMMGGHITLYSKPNSGSRFSLILPFNGVTPVIPFKGEFCSSPPSLQAQLSAWGITCQPINNKSVNPPQEFLADKELCYLPGRLYTKVKQYLGNKEYAASDYSERQHNLPLQPWYMSILLVDDAETNRDITGMMLKQLGHEVTLAESGEMALRIGQSQCFDLVLMDIRMPGMDGLTTTQYWRNDVMNLDNRCMITALSANTNPDEKIRAYQAGMNHYISKPVTFSQLAIVLDLTAQFQIERGINLIPQITTSRPLLNLTDSSLRLTLSRSLQELLQQARDSLTHIPTLSDHLHTLKGCAGQAGLIELQDAVIQLEIAIEAKKIITQQDITRLDEMIHWLFQPWSPRNAI, encoded by the coding sequence ATGAAAAAATCATCATCTCTCGTCACTCGATTGACACTATTACTTGGTATGACCTTAACGGCTATTTGGCTAATTTCAATTGTCATGACGGCATTCTTTTCATATGAAGATACACGTCAACGATTAGTGAATGAACTCACGCACATAGCATCATTACGTTCAGACTTAAGCAATTACCAATTCGAGGGTGCAGAACGGGATGCTCTTGCACTGATAGACCGCCAATCTCATTATCAAATGAACTGGGAACTTCCCATACTGCTCAAAAATGAAGATGCAAAAAATAATACTCTCGTTAACTCGATAACATGTAATTCGCCCCAATCTAAACATGATTTTCAGGTAAATCAGGCTTATAGTTCTTCAGGCCAAACCTATTATCTTGATAGTTTTACAATTAAACGAAGCAATGGAATTACCATATTCAAACCGCAGGCAGTCTCCAACAATTACTTGAAGCAGCGGCGCAAAGAGCTACTTTTACTTCCCGTGTTCCCCACTCATGATAATATTTTTTGGGGTATGCCGACGTATACGGCAAAAAATGGTTGGCATATCTCCGTTGCCGCCTGTGACCAAATGGGGTCATTAGCGGGATTTTCATTAAAACTAAATGAATTAGTGAATGACAATCAATCGGTTGAGAAGAGAGATATTAATTTATGGCTGGATAAGGATGGTAAGTTATTACCTCTTTTTCAACAGAATATACCGTCAAATCAGTTACATGACATTATTCGCCAACTAAAAGGTATCCACTTGCACGATGGTTGGCAGCAAACTCCTGATTATTTAGTACTAAGAACTCAACTCAAAGGCCCAGGTTGGCAACAATTAGTTATTTACCCGCGAATAGGTTTTGCCTGGGAGGCAGCAAAACCCGCATTACATCAACTCCCCTTTGCACTGGCTATTTTATTATTGCTTACCCTGGCGCTTTCTTTATTACTGCGATATTACCTGGCTATCCCTTTATGGAATTTTGTCAATATTATTGGGGCCACCGGGCCACAAGCAATGGAGCCAAGATTACCGATTAAACGTATGGATGAATTAGGCCATATTGCTCGTGCTTACAATAGTTTGCTGGATACCTTGAATAAGCAATACGATACATTAGAAATGAAAGTACAAGAACGTACGATGGCATTGGCGAAATCAAAATTAACAGCAGAACAAGCCAACCAGCGTAAAAGCACCCATCTGACCACAATAAGTCATGAAATCCGCACCCCTTTAAATGGGGCTTTAGGTGCGGTGGAGTTATTACAAAATACGCCCCTAACAACGGAGCAATACCGGTTAGCGGAGACCGCTCGCCAATGCTCATATTCATTACTGGCAATCATCAACAATCTTTTGGACTTCTCACGTATTGAATCCGGCCAATTAACTCTCTCTCAAGAAAAAATTGCACTTTTGCCTTTGCTCGATCAGGCGATGTTAACTATTCATAGTCAGGTTTTGAGTAAATCAATTGTTCTTTCTACTTACGTTAGTTCAGACGTGCCGCTAGAACTTGAATTGGATAGCCAACGCATAAAGCAAATTCTGGTTAATTTATTGGGTAACGCGGTTAAATTTACGCAGCAAGGTCACATTAGTCTGACCGTTGAACGCAAAGGTCAGCAACTCTGTTTTGCCGTTGAGGATACTGGCTGTGGCATTGATTTACAGCACCAACAGAAAATATTTCGTCCCTTTATTCAGACTTATGACCACGGGCAAGGAACGGGGCTCGGGCTAACTATTGCAGATAATCTGGCAAAGATGATGGGGGGACACATAACACTTTACAGTAAACCAAACTCGGGGAGCCGTTTTTCATTAATTCTGCCGTTTAATGGAGTCACTCCTGTTATACCTTTTAAGGGTGAGTTTTGTTCATCACCTCCATCATTACAGGCACAATTATCTGCTTGGGGTATAACCTGCCAACCAATAAATAATAAATCGGTAAATCCGCCACAGGAATTCTTAGCTGATAAAGAATTATGCTATTTACCGGGACGTTTATATACCAAGGTCAAACAGTATTTGGGCAATAAGGAGTACGCCGCCTCAGATTATTCGGAGAGACAACATAATCTTCCGCTACAACCTTGGTATATGAGTATATTGCTGGTCGACGATGCAGAAACTAATCGTGATATTACTGGCATGATGCTTAAACAACTGGGGCATGAGGTTACGCTGGCAGAGAGTGGAGAAATGGCGCTGCGTATCGGGCAGAGCCAATGTTTTGATCTGGTGCTGATGGATATCCGCATGCCTGGCATGGATGGCCTTACCACAACGCAATATTGGCGCAATGATGTAATGAATTTAGATAACCGCTGCATGATAACGGCACTTAGCGCGAATACTAACCCTGACGAAAAAATAAGAGCTTATCAGGCAGGGATGAATCATTATATTTCTAAACCTGTAACGTTTAGTCAACTGGCCATCGTGCTTGATTTAACGGCTCAATTTCAGATCGAACGTGGGATTAATCTCATCCCTCAAATAACCACATCCAGACCATTATTGAACCTGACCGACAGTTCACTTCGTCTGACATTATCAAGATCACTACAAGAACTACTGCAACAAGCAAGAGACTCTCTGACTCACATCCCCACATTATCAGACCATCTTCATACACTAAAGGGTTGTGCTGGCCAGGCAGGGCTAATCGAATTACAAGATGCTGTTATCCAACTGGAAATAGCCATAGAAGCTAAGAAAATCATCACACAACAAGATATCACTCGCCTCGACGAGATGATCCACTGGCTATTTCAGCCATGGAGCCCACGCAACGCCATTTAA